In a single window of the Coffea eugenioides isolate CCC68of chromosome 3, Ceug_1.0, whole genome shotgun sequence genome:
- the LOC113766093 gene encoding uncharacterized protein LOC113766093 → MEETLCPKIGMEFQSEDEAYNFCNRYGLVVGFSVRKDYLNKDKDGVVTSRRKVSISQGTQAEIANDAGISLKQSHELIGKEVGGLGNISYTRDDLKRYLRWACGGPGRLSLTTVPGSSRPG, encoded by the exons ATGGAGGAAACATTGTGTCCTAAGATCGGCATGGAGTTTCAGTCAGAAGATGAGGCATACAACTTCTGCAATAGGTACGGATTAGTTGTTGGGTTCAGTGTTCGGAAAGACTACTTGAACAAGGATAAAGACGGTGTAGTTACATCGAGGAG AAAAGTAAGTATTTCTCAAGGAACCCAAGCTGAGATTGCAAATGATGCAGGAATATCCTTGAAACAATCCCATGAACTCATTGGAAAAGAGGTAGGTGGATTAGGCAATATTAGCTACACTCGTGATGACTTAAAACGCTATCTGAGATG GGCATGCGGGGGGCCTGGACGGTTGTCTCTGACAACCGTCCCAGGCAGTTCACGGCCTGGATGA
- the LOC113764955 gene encoding probable aldo-keto reductase 2, which produces MAAGVRRIKLGPQGLEVSAQGLGCMGMSFSYGLPKPEPDMIKLIHHAINSGITHLDTSDVYGPHTNEILIGKALKGVEREKVQIATKFAARMLPSGEHVACGHPDYVREACEASLKRLDVDYIDLYYVHRIDTTIPVEITVGALKQLVEEGKVRHIGLSEASPETIRRAHAVHPITAVQLEWSLWTRDAEEVVIPTCRELGIGIVPFSPLGRGFFASGAKLTENLTSNDFRKSFPRFQKENVEHNNKLFEQVTQLATRKGCTPSQLALAWVHHQGDDVCPIPGTTKIENLESNIKALSVKLTPEEMAELESIASANAAKGDRYPPAMMAHTWRFANTPPLSSWKAT; this is translated from the exons atggCGGCAGGAGTGAGGAGAATCAAGCTGGGACCACAAGGCCTAGAGGTGTCAGCCCAAGGCTTAGGTTGCATGGGGATGTCTTTTAGCTATGGCCTTCCAAAACCCGAGCCAGATATGATCAAGCTGATCCACCATGCCATCAATAGTGGCATCACTCATCTGGACACCTCTGATGTCTATGGCCCCCATACTAATGAAATCCTCATTGGAAAG GCATTGAAGGGGGTGGAAAGGGAGAAAGTTCAAATTGCAACGAAATTTGCGGCAAGAATGTTGCCAAGCGGAGAACATGTAGCATGTGGCCATCCAGACTACGTGAGGGAAGCTTGTGAGGCCAGTTTGAAGAGGCTAGATGTTGATTATATTGATCTGTATTATGTTCATCGGATTGACACAACGATTCCTGTTGAAATCACG GTTGGAGCTCTGAAGCAACTGGTTGAAGAGGGTAAAGTAAGACACATAGGTCTATCTGAGGCCTCTCCAGAAACAATCAGGAGGGCTCATGCTGTTCATCCCATAACAGCTGTGCAACTAGAATGGTCCTTGTGGACGAGAGATGCTGAGGAAGTGGTTATTCCCACATGCAG GGAACTAGGCATAGGAATTGTACCATTCAGTCCTCTGGGCAGAGGATTCTTTGCATCTGGTGCAAAGTTGACGGAGAACTTGACTAGTAATGACTTCCGTAAG AGTTTCCCAAGGTTTCAGAAGGAGAATGTTGAGCACAATAACAAGCTGTTCGAGCAGGTTACTCAGTTGGCAACAAGAAAGGGTTGTACTCCATCCCAATTGGCCTTAGCATGGGTTCATCATCAAGGGGATGACGTCTGTCCCATTCCTGGCACTACTAAGATTGAGAACCTGGAGAGCAACATCAAGGCCTTATCGGTGAAGTTGACACCGGAAGAAATGGCTGAGCTTGAATCAATTGCTTCAGCTAATGCAGCAAAGGGTGACAGATACCCACCTGCTATGATGGCACATACTTGGAGATTTGCAAATACTCCGCCTCTGTCATCTTGGAAAGCTACATAG
- the LOC113766094 gene encoding IN2-2 protein-like produces MAGEVRRITRPRGVSARLRLHGNVGALKQLVEEGKVRCIGLSEASPETIRRAHAVHPITAVQLEWSLWTRDAEEVSIPRFQEENIGHNNKLFERVTDRIGNKEGLYYIPIGLSMGSSPRGRRLSHSWHHQD; encoded by the exons ATGGCAGGAGAAGTGAGGAGGATCACAAGGCCTAGAGGTGTCAGCGCAAGGCTGAGGCTGCATGGGAAT GTTGGAGCTCTGAAGCAACTAGTTGAAGAGGGTAAAGTAAGATGCATAGGTCTATCTGAAGCCTCTCCGGAAACAATCCGGAGGGCTCATGCTGTTCATCCCATAACAGCTGTGCAACTAGAATGGTCCTTGTGGACAAGAGATGCTGAGGAAGTG AGCATCCCAAGGTTTCAGGAGGAGAATATTGGGCACAATAACAAGCTGTTCGAACGGGTTACTGATCGAATTGGCAACAAGGAAGGGTTGTACTACATCCCAATTGGCCTTAGCATGGGTTCATCACCAAGGGGACGACGTCTGTCCCATTCCTGGCACCACCAAGATTGA